The following are encoded together in the Macrobrachium rosenbergii isolate ZJJX-2024 chromosome 21, ASM4041242v1, whole genome shotgun sequence genome:
- the LOC136849800 gene encoding luciferin 4-monooxygenase-like yields MTKGRGGRIVTWQGEGPIPEIPNVNYASHMLSKITEHNGSSKALADAITSNFYTYEDLLRIIPAMRNGLAASGVHPGDKVMLITYNHIDMVPVAFSIMLLGAVCVPVNPGTTKEELKHIIGISEAKWVIAHERVAQKVDDLFKEVFSPNALRKLWVIGEKTSTRPHVSELMTSSAPEPKYTEGAFDAAKTVALMPLSSGTTGMPKGVMLSHRNLVSTRVQDKFMADQTPSIGLNLFESSLIFLPMYHLMGFNLTVITLFTGGKAVILPRFSPELFFRAIEEHQVTFAPVVPYVLRFLENTPLVETRDLSSLLMFGTASEPVSASTLENVTKKSGRIIVQGYGLTETSGSGSGVTPDLTERPLCIGRFGPFFQAKVIDLQTGETLGEGQEGELCLKGPAIMVGYANNSQATAETIDPEGWLRTGDVVYFDDEDIFYITGRIKDLIKVKGYQVAPAELENIIKEMDGVEEVAVAGIPDKRFGEVPRAWIVPMKGATIDKEAVIKNVAAQVMPYKVLAGGVEVVDSIPKNHIGKIMRRHLRKSYEARQSKL; encoded by the exons ATGACGAAGGGACGGGGTGGTCGTATCGTTACCTGGCAAGGGGAGGGTCCTATCCCCGAAATTCCGAACGTCAATTACGCATCTCATATGCTCTCAAAAATAACTGAGCACAACGGAAGTTCCAAGGCTTTG GCAGACGCAATAACGAGCAACTTCTACACCTACGAGGATCTACTGCGCATCATACCTGCCATGCGCAATGGCCTGGCTGCCTCCGGAGTGCATCCAGGCGATAAGGTGATGCTGATAACGTACAACCACATCGATATGGTTCCCGTCGCTTTCTCCATCATGCTCTTGGGCGCTGTTTGCGTGCCCGTGAATCCTGGGACGACGAAAG AGGAACTGAAACACATCATCGGCATAAGCGAGGCGAAATGGGTCATAGCGCACGAGAGAGTTGCTCAAAAGGTGGACGATCTCTTCAAGGAAGTGTTTTCGCCGAACGCCCTCCGGAAACTGTGGGTCATTGGGGAGAAGACGTCGACGAGACCTCACGTCAGTGAGCTCATGACCTCCTCGGCACCTGAGCCTAAATATACG GAAGGGGCATTCGACGCCGCTAAGACTGTTGCCCTGATGCCCCTGTCATCTGGCACCACGGGCATGCCGAAAGGCGTCATGCTTTCCCACCGTAACCTGGTATCTACCAGGGTGCAAGATAA ATTCATGGCGGATCAGACGCCATCGATAGGCCTAAACCTCTTCGAATCAAGTTTAATCTTCCTCCCGATGTACCATCTGATGGGCTTTAACTTAACCGTCATCACTCTCTTCACGGGAGGGAAAGCAGTCATCCTACCGAGATTTTCCCCCGAGCTGTTTTTTAGGGCAATCGAAGAGCATCAG GTGACTTTTGCACCTGTCGTCCCTTACGTCCTGAGGTTCCTCGAAAACACACCTCTTGTGGAAACCAGAGACCTGTCTTCCCTCCTGATGTTTGGGACAGCCTCGGAACCTGTCTCTGCGAGTACTTTGGAAAACGTAACCAAAAAG AGTGGACGGATAATTGTGCAGGGGTACGGATTAACGGAGACCAGTGGCTCAGGGTCCGGCGTCACTCCTGATCTGACCGAGAGGCCGTTGTGCATTGGCAGGTTCGGTCCTTTCTTCCAAGCAAAG gtcaTAGACCTTCAGACTGGCGAGACTTTGGGAGAAGGCCAAGAAGGAGAGCTGTGTCTCAAGGGACCTGCGATAATGGTGGGCTACGCCAACAATTCCCAAGCCACGGCCGAGACGATTGACCCGGAGGGATGGCTTCGCACGGGCGACGTTGTCTATTTCGATGATGAGGACATCTTTTATATTACAGGAAGGATCAAGGATCTAATCAAGGTCAAAGGATATCAG GTTGCTCCAGCAGAACTGGAAAATATCATAAAGGAAATGGACGGCGTCGAAGAAGTTGCCGTTGCAGGGATTCCAGATAAGCGCTTTGGAGAAGTGCCCAGGGCATGGATAGTACCAATGAAAGGTGCCACCATCGATAAAGAGGCCGTCATCAAGAATGTTGCAG CACAAGTGATGCCTTACAAGGTGCTGGCTGGAGGAGTGGAGGTAGTGGACTCGATTCCCAAAAATCACATCGGCAAAATCATGCGGAGACACCTGAGGAAATCTTACGAGGCCAGGCAGTCCAAGTTATGA